TTTCAATGATAAAGGTGGTATCAACGGCACTCCGATTAAATTGATATTTCAAGATACTAGCGGTGATGAAGCTGGAGCAATTAATGCTTTTCAAAGTCTAATTAATAAAGATAAAGTTATTGGGATTGTCGGCCCAACTTTATCACAGCAAGCCTTTAGCGCTGACCCCGTTGCCGAACGCGCCAAAGTACCAGTAATCGGCCCCTCAAATACTGCTAAGAACATACCGGAAATTGGTGATTATGTTGCTCGTGTGTCTGCACCAGTTTCTATTGTTGCTCCTAACTCAGTGAAAGCTGCACTAAAGCAAAATCCCCAGATTAAAAAAGTTGCAGTTTTCTACGCTCAAAATGATGCATTTAGCAAGTCAGAAACGGAGATTTTCCAGCAGACCGTGAAGGATCAAAAGCTGGAATTAGTAACAGTGCAGAAGTTCCAAACAAGTGACACAGATTTTCAGAGTCAAGCAACCAATGCTATTAACCTAAAACCAGATTTAGTAATTATTTCTGGTTTAGCTGCGGATGGTGGTAACTTAGTCCGACAGCTACGAGAACTAGGTTATAAAGGTTTAATTGTTGGTGGTAATGGACTCAATACTTCAAATATATTGCCAGTTTGTAAAGCACTTTGTGACGGTGTGTTGATTGCTCAAGCTTACAGTCCTGAGCAAGTAGGTGAAGTTAACAATGCATTTCGGAAAGCTTATGTTGACCAATACAAGAAAGAACCACCTCAATTTAGCGCTCAGGCTTTTGCTGCGGTACAGGTTTATGTAGAAGCTCTTCAAAGTTTAGATAAGCAAAGTAAAGTTAATAAATTACCTCTGAATCAATTACGAACAAACTTGAACAAACAGCTACTATCTGCAAAATATAATACACCCCTGGGTGAAATTGCTTTTACTCCTGTAGGTGAGGTAGTACAAAAAGAATTTTATGTTGCTCAAATCAAAATGGATAAAGATGGAAATCAGGGTAAATTTACATTTCTCAAATAGGTTTTCATGACTATAAATCTGTTTTTGCAGCAATTGTTAAATGGGTTATCCATTGGCAGCGTTTACGCGATTTTTGCTTTAGGATATACCCTGGTTTATTCCATTTTGGGCATTATTAATTTAGCTCATGGTGCGATTTTTACCTTGGGTGCATATTTTACTTATGCACTCATGGGTGGTAGCTTTGGATTTAACGGTTTGTTAGCTAATGCAGCCTTACCTATTAAATTACCATTTGCGATCGCCTTATTTTTAGGAAGTATTTTAGCAGGATTGGTGGGAGTAGCAATGGAACGTATTGCTTTTCAACCTTTGCGGCGTCAAGGTTCTGACCCTTTGCTGACAGTTGTTTCTAGCTTGGGTGTGGCTGTAGTAATTGTCAACTTAATTCAGTATTTAGTAGGCGCAGAAAGTTACACATTCCCAGCTAATACCTACGGTAATTTACCACCAGCTATTAACTTTGGGACTCCAGAAAACCCAATTCCTATTCGCAGCGTACAGGTGGTAATTTTTGCTGTATCTGTAGTGTTTGTGGCAATTCTTACCTACTTTATTAATAGTACTAAATATGGTAAGGCAATGCAGGCGATCGCAGAAGATCCAACTACTGCTAGTTTATTAGGAATTAATAGTGACAGGTTTATTATCTTAACATTCTTCATCAGTAGTTTTCTGGCAGGATTGGCAGGAACTTTAGTTGCTTCTAGTGTTAGCATTGCTGGCCCATATTTCGGTATTGCTTTCGGTTTGAGGGGTTTAGCAGTAATTGTCTTAGGTGGTTTAGGTAGTATTCCTGGTGCAGTCTTAGGAGGCTTGGTAATTGGATTAGCAGAAGCTTTAGTACCAAGTGAATACTCTGCTTTTAAAGATGCCGTAGCCTTTGGAATATTGTTTATTATGCTATTAGTAAGACCTCAAGGTTTACTTGGACGGCGCTTTATTCAAAAGGTATAAATTCACAAGACCGATAGCTTGATTAAGCTTAATCAAAATATTTAAAAATGGCAGATTTTTTCATTACTTACGGTGCAATTATCGTCTCTATGGTATTAGGGGCATTGCTCGGTTTATCTTTGTATTTGCCATTAATGGCTGGGCAATTATCTTTAGCTAGCCCTGGATTTTATGCTGTTGGTGGATATGTTGCGGCAATTTTATCTACCACAGTGTTTGCTACCCCTGCTGCTAATTTATTTCCTATTCCTCTGCTGTTATTAGAAATGCTAATTGCTGGAATTTTATGTGGTTTTTTAGGTATAGCAGTAGGAGTTCCTGTATTACGATTACGCGGAATTTATTTAGCGATCGCCACCATTGCATTTGTAGAAGTTTTGCGAGTAGTTTCCCTAAATTTAGATATTACAGGCGGTGCGATCGGGATTCCTAATATTCCCCAACCTTTCGATATTCAAATCAGCTATTTATGGATTGCTCTACCTTTACTAATAATTAGTATGGTATTAATCTATCGCCTAGAACGTATTCGTGTAGGAAGAGCATTTATCGCTATTCGCGAAGATGAATTAGCTGCGGGTGCGATGGGAATTGACCCAACTTATTACAAAGTTTTAGCTTTTACTCTCGGAGCAATTCTTGCAGGGGTAGTAGGAGCAATTAGCGCTCACTTTCTTAATACCTGGAATGCTCGCCAAGGTACTTTTGATGCAAGTATTATATATTTAACTTTTGTATTGATTGGTGGTTCAAGAACTTTTTTAGGTTCGGTAGTAGGGGGTATGGTGTTTACCGCCTTACCAGAAATTTTACGAAACATAGCTGACACAGGTGGATTACCTGCTTGGTTAGCACAGTTTTTGCGCGATGGGAGATTAATTATTTTTGGTTTACTAATAGTAATAGGTACAATTTTTTTCCCGCAAGGATTGGTAACTCCAGATATTTTTCAAAGACGCAAAATTAGAGATAGGCAAAGCAATGTATCGCAAAAGTAAATTATTTATAATACCAATTCGCTATGATAATGCACTTAATATTTTTAAACGAACCGCATATTCCTACGGAGAAGCAAGCTACGCGTTAGCGTCTCCCCTTCTCCCAAAGGGAGAGGCTAGCGCCAAGGGAGAAGGACGCAAAGGAAAAAGGAGCAATTATTAAGTGCAAGCTTATGGAGGATTGGGATTACTTAACTAATTAATATGCAAAAATAAAATAATGTCAAACAGTATCCCAACAGTTAACAGCAGTGTTATTTTAGAAGCTAAAGGATTAACTCGCCGTTTTGGGGGGTTAGTGGCGGTAAATAATGTATCTTTTTCAGTAAATAAACATGAGATTTTTGGACTAATTGGCCCTAATGGTGCAGGAAAAACCACACTGTTTAATTTGATTACTGCCTTTATTCCGCCTTCTAGTGGAGAATTACTTTATCAAGGTGCAGAAATTTCTCGGTTGCGTCCGCACAAAATTGCTGCTTTAGGGATATCTCGTACCTTCCAAAATATTCGTTTATTTGGAGAATTATCAGCGTTAGAAAATGTGATAATTGCCCGACATCTGCATACTAAAAGTAGTGTGATTACAGGAGTTTTGGGATTACCACCAGCCCCAAGTGAAGAATCTAAAAGTAAGCAGAAAGCTTTAGATTTATTGGATATGATTGGCTTAAGCGATCGCGCCACCGAAAAAGCCAAAAACTTTCCCTACGGTGATCAACGTCGCTTAGAAATTGCCCGCGCTTTAGCATTAGAACCGCAAATCTTACTCCTCGATGAACCTGCTGCGGGTATGAACCCTAACGAAAAACAGCTACTAAGTACATTCATCCGCAGTCTTCGCGATCGCTTCAATTTGACGATTATCCTGATTGAACATCATGTACCTTTAGTTATGGGTTTGTGCGATCGCATTGCCGTGTTAGATTTTGGACAACTAATTGCTTTGGGTGAACCCGCTGTTGTCAGAAATAATCCAGCTGTAATTGAAGCTTACCTGGGAAATGAATAATAGGTAAATATCTGTCTTCAATTACAAAACTTGCTGAAATTCCTCAATATTATTTGCAGTTACAACATTACGTAAAATCGTCTTCAAACGCTCTATATCATTAATTTCGCTGATTTGTGGCATCAACAGTAACCCGTTGTTGCCGAATTTCAACTCCAAATTAATTTCAATACTAGAAAGTATTCCTCGCCGTTCTCCACGTGCTTCTCCGCGTGCTTCTCCTTCGTGTAAAATTTCCTGATACCAGGGTGACTCATATAAAACAGCCATATCCCACCTCATGATTTCCTGAACTAAGGCACTCTCTAAAACAAAGGTAGCAAAAAAAGCTAAGACGGTTTCCAGTTGGTTTAGTTGTTCATCAGCACGCAGAATCTGCAATGCTTCTCTAATGGTAGATTCATTTTCACCACCTTTAAGAATTGGTACAAACGGTAGCAATGAGGGTAAGGGTTGTTCAAAGGCAATGTTGACATCGACTTCCCAGAGATTAATCACACGGTAATCTTGTACTACCTGTAATCCTGCAAGATTCGATGTAAAGCTTGTAGGTATTGCTTCGTTACCAGTTTTGAGGATATTGATTAAAACAGGGTAGGTGGGTAAATTATATTTTTCTTCAGCAAGCGCAGAATATGCACGCATCCAGCGTGGCATTTGGGGTTGATAGCGTAATTGCAATTCGTTGAGAACGAGAAATTCTCCATATTCAAGACTAGTGACGCGAATTAAAACATCACTTTCTCGGCTGATCCACTGAAATTCTGAGAGGCTATTTATAAAGTAAATCAAAAGGCGACCAGGCGGGGATTACCACAAGGATTAAAATACCTCATGTACAGTATATTTACATAGTTGCTCATGGCACGAAAGTTTTATCCCACAGACTTGAATGATATGGAGTGGGAAATCCTGGCACCCTTAATTCCACCAGCCAAAGGAGGAGGGCATCCGCGCACAACTGATATGCGCTCAGTATGCAATGCGATCTACTATCACTTAAAAACTGGATGTCAATGGAATATGCTTCCAGCAGACTTTCCTCCCAGTTCAACAGTTTACAGCTACTACAGGAAATGGCAGCGCAAAGGGGTTTGGGAAAAATTAAACCATACACTACGTGGTCAGGTTCGCTTGAAATTAGGTAAATCAACACAACCAACTGCGTTAGCAAAGCTCGCCGTAGGCATCGCAGCAGACAGCCAATCAGTAAAGACGGCTGAAAAAAGGGGGATGTGTATGGCTTTGATGGGGGTAAAAAGGTAAAAGGACGAAAACGCCAGACTTTGGTTGATAGTCTAGGACTCTTGTTGAAAGTGGTGGTTAGTGAAGCAAATGCCCCAGAAAGATTACTTGCTGCCTACGCTTTGATGGAACTGCTAGAGGAACGTCCAGAATTGTTGGAAAAAGTTGAAGTCATGTGGGTTGATTCCGGTTATGACGGGGATAAATTTGCGCTTTGTGTTTGGTTAATGATTCAAGCTCATGTTGAGGTAATGCGGCGTACTGAGCAAGAATTTCAGATTTTGCCCAAACGTTGGGTAGTAGAAAGAACATTTGGGTGGTTTAACCAGTACCGCCGTCTTAGTAAGGATTATGAGCGTCTCCCAGAAATGAGTGAAGCAGCTATATATGCTGTCATGACTCGTATTATGTTACGTCGTCTTGTTGTCTAAAGATTTACTTTATAAATGGTCTCTAAATATTGTAAGTGAAGAGTGAAATTATTGTATTTCGCCAGATATTACTTGAAATCCGTTAGTAACCTCACACATTTTTTATGCTTTTTAACAACTATTTAATATTAGTAAATATTCTGTTTGCTTGATGATATTAATTAAGCAAACAAGTTTTAAACAGTAAAAAACTATTTCCAAGGATTTTAACTATGACTGGACAAATGTGTTGGCTCCCTACAATGGGAAGTAATAGTGAAATGATTTTGCACTTAAGAACTGCACCAAACCAACCGTGGCAACCTTACAGAAATCGTCCGGAGGTTGTACCAGACTATGATATCCCCCACGGTTCAAAAGGATGGGCGACTTATCACAAATTGCGTCAGTCAGGTTGGACTTTAATCCCAACAGTGCAAGCTCGAACCATTACATTTGGAGAAAAATTGAAAACGGCCTAACTTCTTGAAACTACAAATCTTAATCATCTAACAAGTGTGGAGTAGAAAGATATTTTACCTTGCAAGTGAAGGTAGTAAAATTTAATCTGTTCTCAGAACTGTATAACTTATTCGCAAATTTGCAATCTATGTAATACGAGCTATAGAGCTAAAGCGGACGTCACTCTAAACGTCAGCGATCACATTAAATGAAAGTTTCGCCAATTAGCTCATACCATTGGCTCAAGTTAAATAAACCCCTACCACCTATTATCAAGATGGCAGGGGAGAGAACGATTGTTGAATATTACTTAGTATCAACGGTTCTTCTACGTTCTCACAATATGTAGAAAACCCAATGGGTGGAGTAAACAAGAGGTTTATTAATAATCGCCCCCCTCAGTCTCTACTTTTATTCGTTTTACTACACCCTACCCTTTGCTTTTGTTACTCTCATTCTTGCTTAAGCGATGCAATATCAATCACAAAGCGGTACTTCACGTCACTTTTGAGCATACGCTCGTACGCTTCGTTGATCTTCTGAATCGGTATGAGTTCTATGTCACAGACGATATTCTGCTCAGCGCAAAAGTCGAGCATTTCTTGTGTCTCCTGAATCCCCCCGATCAGCGAGCCGGCAATTCCTCGGCGCTTAAAAATCAAGTTACCAATGTTGGGCGACGGGTGCGGATGTTCCGGTATACCAAGCAAGCACAGCGTACCACCACGCTTAAGTAACCCAGTATATGCGTCCAGATTGTGCGATACAGAAACCGTGTTGAGAATGAAGTCGAAGCTGTTGATGTGCTTGTTCATCTCATCGCTATTTTTTGAAATGACAACCTCATCGGCTCCGAGACGCTTGGCGTCTTCAGTTTTACCTGAAGACGTTGTAAATAACACAGTGTAGGCTCCAAAAGCATGGGCAAATTTTAGCGCCATGTGTCCCAATCCGCCAAGCCCAACGATACCGACTTTATCCCCTTTACCAACTTTCCAGTAGCACAAGGGCGAGTACGTCGTGATACCCGCACACAACAGCGGTGCAACGCCAGCGAGATCCAGCTTTTCCGAAACGCGTAGCGCGTAATTTTCATCCACGACTATCTGGTTTGAATAGCCACCATAAGTTATTTTCCCTGTCTGCTTCTCTGGGCTGTTGTAGGTGAAGATAATTTCATTATCACAGTACTGCTCGAAGCTCTCACGGCAGTTTGGACAGGTACAGCAGGTACCATACAACCAACACCCGCAGCCTCGCCTACCTTGAACTTAGAAACCTGTTCACCAATCTTCACTACACGACCAACGATCTCATGCCCAGGCACAACAGGGTAAATCGTGTTCTTCCACTCGTTATGGACTGTATGCAGATCCGAATGACATACGCCACAGTAAAGGATCTCAATTTGTACATCGTTTGGGCCTAGCTCTCGCCGCTCGAAACTGAACAAGCTCAGTGGTGTAGTTGCACTTTTGGCTGCGTATCCAATACTCTTAATCACAGATAATTTCCTTTTTACTAAGTTGTGTCCGGAAATAAATGAGCAGTACAGGACGCACTCAGATCCAGTCCCTTAAAAAGAGAGCCACCCTGTTGGGCGGAGAGAGGCTTTGAAGATAACTCCTCTTCCCGCACTTACCGCTACGCGAAAATAGGGAATGGGGGTTAGGGGGGATCTAGGTGACCATTTTTTAAACGATTATTTCCTTGTCATTGCTTTGGTTACTAGAGGTGAAGTGTCATAGTGTGTTAACAAGTCGGCCGGATCGTTGTAAATTGCGATCGCATTCTTTAATTGACTATCATCAAAACCACCGCAACGAAGAGCAATCACGTCAACCTCAGCTTTATTTGCAGCCTCAATATCGTAGGGAGTATCGCCCAGCATCACTACGTCAGATGGTTGGATATTCAGTTCTTTCAAAGCAGCTTCAACAATATCTGGGTCGGGTTTAGAAGCTTCCGCATCGCTAGATGTTGCCGCTTCATCCTGACTTAGTAGGTCATCAATTTGTGCAGCTTTCAGCAACACTGATAGTTCTTGACTCGTTGCTGAACTAGCGATGATTAAACGTAACCCTTCATTTTGCATCTTCAATATTAGTTGCCGCGCACCAGTGGCGGGAGTCAGATTTGTTCCAAACTTGTTGACAATCAGTTCTTTGCGTTTGTCGGCGATTTCCTTGCCTTTTCCTTGTTGATCAGAAAGTTCTGGCGCAAACTTAGGAATAATCTGGTCGCCTCCCATGCCAATCAGCGGTCGGACTTGTTCGAACTTTACTTCATAGCCAAATTCTGTAAATGCTTCTACCCAAGCTTGAGCATGGGCATCATTACTAAGAACAAGTGTCCCATCTATATCCAAAATTACGCCTTGATATGCCATTGAGAAATTTTTAGGTTACTTTACTACCTCTACGCTACTGAAAAGTCGTTGCTATAACCTCTACCTCGGTTGTTACTTCCAATGGCACAATTATTGTAAATGTCTAACCAACTCCCACTCTATAAGTGAGGCTGATGGATACAACAGCAGCAACTTCAGCAGTTTTAAGCCTGGGCTACCACAAGGATAAACTTTGTTGAAAATCCGGCGTTGCTGAATTTCAGTATGAAAGGTTAAAAATTCAATCCTCAAACTCTTATTCTCTGTGTCTCTGCGGCTACCGTACCCCTACGGGGAAGCAAGCTACGCCTTGGTCTCCTTTAGGAGAAGTTCTGATGCCTACGGCAAGCCCTCCGGGTGACGCTCAAGAGCGTCGCTCTAAGCGTTCGCGTTAGCGTCTCGTAGAGAAGCTATGCCGTAAAGCCTGTGGCATAGCTCCGCTTAGGGCGCAGCCTCTCTAAGAGTTGGCTTTACGCTGCGCTAACAGCAGTTCCTTCATTTGGAGAAACCCCAAGATCGGACTGCTTCACCGCACGTGTGGCTGATTCACCGCAAAAGCGTCTACAGCGGAAGCCGCCGCTCAGACTTCTCTCTGCGTGATACAAATTCATACTTTTACTCAGCAAAGCCGAAAATCCTTCTTCTATTAGGAACCGAAAACTGATAATGAAGGTGAAGCTCCGTGCTACCTGTACCAAATTCTGAAAAGTCGTCGCATAAGCCTTGCAGTTTTGCTCTCACACTGGAAATATAGAGATGTTTAAAAACATCTCTATATTGAGAAAAGATTGTATGGCAGATATCAGAGTTGACACTCAAAAAAATACTTTCTGACTAGAACCCTAAATATTGCAGTAACTACATACAATTGCTGTGTCAAAAGAGTTAGAGCTAAGTCTGTACTTGTCTGAATTAAAAGTGGTTCATTTAATTATTAGGGAGATGCTAATAAACCAAGTGAGCCACTTGTAATTTAGTAGATTTATGCTAAATTTATCAACCTCAAGACTAATATCGGATTTCCTGACACTTGGTCAATCTTGAATGGGCATGACGATACTCTGGCTATAAAAGTAGTAGAGAAAACCACAATTTTTTCTTTCTTATTTGATAAGAATGTGAAAGACAATGCACTAGAAGCAGTTGTTTATATTTTCCCTGCATAACGTTTCATCAACACAATTAAAAAATAGTGATGAGAAAATTTTTTAGTACCTATAAATGGCAAGGAAAACAGTTGTGGAACAAGGCTAAATTCCTGACTACTATTGGCTTTAGTGTGGCATCAGTCGTCACACTATGTGTTCCCTTGGTGAACAGGAGCAGTATTGCTTCGGCAACGACAAATTCCTCTTCCTCCGGAGAGTTTTTAGCTGCGGAAGGTATTCCGCCTTTGGGAGCTAACAACCCTGCTTGCCGACCAGATGCCGCTCACCCTGAGCCAGTAGTACTCGTACACGCCACTGGCACAGACATGGCTCAAGACTGGGCTGAACTCTCTCCAGTGCTGGCGGCTAAAGGCTATTGTGTATACGCTTTGAACTACGGCAACCGTGCAACAGGTCTGATCGAAAACTCCGCTCAAGAACTCGCTGTATTTGTGGATAACGTGTTAGCTCTAACAGGGGCAAAAAAGGTTTCCATCGTCGGTCATAGCCAGGGTGGCATGATGCCTCGTTACTACATAAAGTTTCTCGGCGGTGCAGATAAAGTCGATGATTTGATTGCGCTTGCCCCTCCCAATCACGGCACTACAGCAGATACCCTACTGCGTATTCCATACATTCAAGTGAATCCTCCTTTTGTAGGCTCTGCTTGTGACCAACAAGTGGCAGGCTCCGCATTTCTCACAAACCTCAATCAGGGTGACGAGACTCCAGTACCTGTCTCTTATACTGTGATTGCAACGCGCTTCGACAAAATCGTAATTCCCTATACATCAAGCTTTTTAGCGGGGCCAGCCGAACGGGTTACGAATATTACTTTACAAGATTACTATCCATTAAATATCGTAGACCATATAGGCATATCTTTCGACCCTAACGCCTTCAAATTTGTCTTCGATGCACTTGCTTACCCAGGCCCAGCAATTACTAATAGGCAATAATATTGTACATTTAAATAATTAGAGATAATACCTGTTGATTCTCAGCATTTAATTTTTCTACACCAAGATAAATCAGGAATTAAAATTTGCTAAAGAGCGCATCTTTTCTGACAAAACTAAGTAGCTTGTTAACTTTAAAAAGCAGTTTTTAGACACACGAATTTGCTATAAGCAGATTTTAGGGCGTTGTCTACATTTATGTTTACTCAAAAATTTAAAAACTATATCTACTAACAAAGCTTACAAAAGTCGCCTATATTAAGTAATTTTTAAACATAAGGAAACTAGATTATTTTTTGTTTTTACTCATATATTTATAACTTTAATGTTCTAGAGGTTTATTTAATAACAATTCAATGAATGATTGGAATATATCGTTGGATTAAGACGCGATTCATCGCGTCTCTATAGTTGGTCTATTTGTCGCATTATTCTTTCAAATTGGTATAACTTTAGAAAATCTTTGTAAAATAACAAATTGTATCGATATCGTCCCTAGCCTTGCTTTTTGAGGGAAGATAACGTGGTCTTCTCCCTTGTTTTGATTTATAGTGATATACTAGTATTTGATGTATTACAAATGATTTTTTAAATATCCTTTTAAGGCGATGTATTTATATTCATGAATACTTGTAGCTTAATATTGACTTACAGAGTGTAGAAAAACTATTGATATATAAGTAATATTCAAAAATATAAAATCCAGAATTGCCTCTTACTAGCATTTTAGAGTTACATATTGTAGGAATTTATTTAACTTTAGGGCAATGTATTTATGATCACTCCAAAACTTAATAGTTATATCTATCTATAGAATGTAGTAAAACTGTTAATACCTAAGAGATATTCAAAAATATAGAAAAAAACGCAATTTGACTTTCCCCTACCATCTTGGTAAATGTATGGCAGGGGTTTATTTAATTTTAGCTAACAATATCGGCTAATTAACTCAACCAAAATTGAACGCGATCGCTAATGTTGGGAGTGGTAAGTAGATTGCTAAAAAGTTAATATTCGTCAGAGAGACTTGCTCAAATTGCAGAGTTTGTAGCGACTGCATATCAACTGTAGTAACTGTTAGAGTATTTTTGAATAAGCATCTCATACAATGCAACAATCTGTATGAATGAGTTTATAGCAGTTGTGTGCGCCTCTAGAGCCTGTGTGTACAAGTCAAAGACTTGAGTATTTCTAGGCACTCTTAAAGTTTCAATTAGTATAAGTAACTGTGAGGTTTGCATACAGTATTTTTGAAAGTTATGGTACTCTGCGATCAAGTCACCACACTCACGAGAAACGTAAGCCATACCTTGACAGTTAAAACACATAAATAATTTCGAGAACAAAGGTAGTTACAAAGTAACTACCTTTGTTCTAATGGAACATCTATCGTTGGAAATAGTAAAAACTAAAATTTTTCTGTAAACATAGCTACATTTTAATTTCAAGCTGAATGACCTTTTTTGTTCTGCTATTAAAAAATTCCGGGCTGCACAAACCAGTTGCATCACTCCTTCAACAAGTCAATTTTGCATTGACTGGAGCGCATTAATTTAGGCAAAACTTTTTTGGCAATTTCAAACCATTTATTTTGATAGGCTTTGGTCTATCAGATCCCTCTTTGCCCATCGATTATCTCTGCTAATGCACAACTAGCATTGGGAACTGCTCAAGCACAGCAACAACAAGCCGAAGCCTAAC
This region of Nostoc sp. UHCC 0302 genomic DNA includes:
- a CDS encoding IS5 family transposase (programmed frameshift), encoding MARKFYPTDLNDMEWEILAPLIPPAKGGGHPRTTDMRSVCNAIYYHLKTGCQWNMLPADFPPSSTVYSYYRKWQRKGVWEKLNHTLRGQVRLKLGKSTQPTALAKLAVGIAADSQSVKTAGKKGDVYGFDGGKKVKGRKRQTLVDSLGLLLKVVVSEANAPERLLAAYALMELLEERPELLEKVEVMWVDSGYDGDKFALCVWLMIQAHVEVMRRTEQEFQILPKRWVVERTFGWFNQYRRLSKDYERLPEMSEAAIYAVMTRIMLRRLVV
- a CDS encoding ABC transporter ATP-binding protein, whose translation is MSNSIPTVNSSVILEAKGLTRRFGGLVAVNNVSFSVNKHEIFGLIGPNGAGKTTLFNLITAFIPPSSGELLYQGAEISRLRPHKIAALGISRTFQNIRLFGELSALENVIIARHLHTKSSVITGVLGLPPAPSEESKSKQKALDLLDMIGLSDRATEKAKNFPYGDQRRLEIARALALEPQILLLDEPAAGMNPNEKQLLSTFIRSLRDRFNLTIILIEHHVPLVMGLCDRIAVLDFGQLIALGEPAVVRNNPAVIEAYLGNE
- a CDS encoding NAD(P)-dependent alcohol dehydrogenase; the protein is MDENYALRVSEKLDLAGVAPLLCAGITTYSPLCYWKVGKGDKVGIVGLGGLGHMALKFAHAFGAYTVLFTTSSGKTEDAKRLGADEVVISKNSDEMNKHINSFDFILNTVSVSHNLDAYTGLLKRGGTLCLLGIPEHPHPSPNIGNLIFKRRGIAGSLIGGIQETQEMLDFCAEQNIVCDIELIPIQKINEAYERMLKSDVKYRFVIDIASLKQE
- a CDS encoding branched-chain amino acid ABC transporter permease, with the translated sequence MTINLFLQQLLNGLSIGSVYAIFALGYTLVYSILGIINLAHGAIFTLGAYFTYALMGGSFGFNGLLANAALPIKLPFAIALFLGSILAGLVGVAMERIAFQPLRRQGSDPLLTVVSSLGVAVVIVNLIQYLVGAESYTFPANTYGNLPPAINFGTPENPIPIRSVQVVIFAVSVVFVAILTYFINSTKYGKAMQAIAEDPTTASLLGINSDRFIILTFFISSFLAGLAGTLVASSVSIAGPYFGIAFGLRGLAVIVLGGLGSIPGAVLGGLVIGLAEALVPSEYSAFKDAVAFGILFIMLLVRPQGLLGRRFIQKV
- a CDS encoding HAD family hydrolase encodes the protein MAYQGVILDIDGTLVLSNDAHAQAWVEAFTEFGYEVKFEQVRPLIGMGGDQIIPKFAPELSDQQGKGKEIADKRKELIVNKFGTNLTPATGARQLILKMQNEGLRLIIASSATSQELSVLLKAAQIDDLLSQDEAATSSDAEASKPDPDIVEAALKELNIQPSDVVMLGDTPYDIEAANKAEVDVIALRCGGFDDSQLKNAIAIYNDPADLLTHYDTSPLVTKAMTRK
- a CDS encoding Rpn family recombination-promoting nuclease/putative transposase; the protein is MIYFINSLSEFQWISRESDVLIRVTSLEYGEFLVLNELQLRYQPQMPRWMRAYSALAEEKYNLPTYPVLINILKTGNEAIPTSFTSNLAGLQVVQDYRVINLWEVDVNIAFEQPLPSLLPFVPILKGGENESTIREALQILRADEQLNQLETVLAFFATFVLESALVQEIMRWDMAVLYESPWYQEILHEGEARGEARGERRGILSSIEINLELKFGNNGLLLMPQISEINDIERLKTILRNVVTANNIEEFQQVL
- a CDS encoding ABC transporter substrate-binding protein, with translation MKDSIARTTALLSTCTIFLTACGGGTQTGASSANNTTNTATNTTTTTSTSGAIPIGIAVAQTSNVALLGQEQVAGAKIAEKYFNDKGGINGTPIKLIFQDTSGDEAGAINAFQSLINKDKVIGIVGPTLSQQAFSADPVAERAKVPVIGPSNTAKNIPEIGDYVARVSAPVSIVAPNSVKAALKQNPQIKKVAVFYAQNDAFSKSETEIFQQTVKDQKLELVTVQKFQTSDTDFQSQATNAINLKPDLVIISGLAADGGNLVRQLRELGYKGLIVGGNGLNTSNILPVCKALCDGVLIAQAYSPEQVGEVNNAFRKAYVDQYKKEPPQFSAQAFAAVQVYVEALQSLDKQSKVNKLPLNQLRTNLNKQLLSAKYNTPLGEIAFTPVGEVVQKEFYVAQIKMDKDGNQGKFTFLK
- a CDS encoding alpha/beta fold hydrolase, which gives rise to MRKFFSTYKWQGKQLWNKAKFLTTIGFSVASVVTLCVPLVNRSSIASATTNSSSSGEFLAAEGIPPLGANNPACRPDAAHPEPVVLVHATGTDMAQDWAELSPVLAAKGYCVYALNYGNRATGLIENSAQELAVFVDNVLALTGAKKVSIVGHSQGGMMPRYYIKFLGGADKVDDLIALAPPNHGTTADTLLRIPYIQVNPPFVGSACDQQVAGSAFLTNLNQGDETPVPVSYTVIATRFDKIVIPYTSSFLAGPAERVTNITLQDYYPLNIVDHIGISFDPNAFKFVFDALAYPGPAITNRQ
- a CDS encoding alcohol dehydrogenase catalytic domain-containing protein; the protein is MIKSIGYAAKSATTPLSLFSFERRELGPNDVQIEILYCGVCHSDLHTVHNEWKNTIYPVVPGHEIVGRVVKIGEQVSKFKVGEAAGVGCMVPAVPVQTAVRASSSTVIMKLSSPTTAQRSRQGK
- a CDS encoding branched-chain amino acid ABC transporter permease; the encoded protein is MADFFITYGAIIVSMVLGALLGLSLYLPLMAGQLSLASPGFYAVGGYVAAILSTTVFATPAANLFPIPLLLLEMLIAGILCGFLGIAVGVPVLRLRGIYLAIATIAFVEVLRVVSLNLDITGGAIGIPNIPQPFDIQISYLWIALPLLIISMVLIYRLERIRVGRAFIAIREDELAAGAMGIDPTYYKVLAFTLGAILAGVVGAISAHFLNTWNARQGTFDASIIYLTFVLIGGSRTFLGSVVGGMVFTALPEILRNIADTGGLPAWLAQFLRDGRLIIFGLLIVIGTIFFPQGLVTPDIFQRRKIRDRQSNVSQK